In Mustela nigripes isolate SB6536 chromosome 2, MUSNIG.SB6536, whole genome shotgun sequence, a single window of DNA contains:
- the ABCA7 gene encoding phospholipid-transporting ATPase ABCA7 isoform X6, producing the protein MAFWTQLMLLLWKNFLYRRRQPVQLLVELLWPLFLFFILVAVRHSHPPLEHHECHFPNKPLPSAGTVPWLQGLICNLNNTCFPQPTPAEQPRVLSNFQDSLVSRLLADARTVLGGPSTHRMLASLGKLMSLLRAAGTTAQHQPSDRRQDLLSLTTELLGTLLGEGSLGSVPDHAQESVSSFVEAAEDLAQELLALPSLVELRALLRRPQGAGGPLEAVSEALCSARGPSIPGGPSLNWYEASHLKELVGQEPAAAQPDHGLSPACAELVGSLESHPLSRLLWRRLKPLVLGKVLFTPNTAFTRQLMAQVNRTFQELALLKDVQEVWGALGPQLFDFLNDSTNLAMMQVRRWRPAGRLAPSLPRHFLPAQDVGGEQGRASRAEAPASWGQRKDAAGGIRRSGPGQGPAGLSGPPRGRLHLAGGPCRRGPRGGHAGPRGGEAALVARALELLAERRFWAGIVFLGPEERRDLAQPRGPGHVRVKIRMDIDAVTRTNKIRDRFWDPGPAADPLTDLRYVWGGFVYLQDLLERAAVRVLSGREPRARLFLQQMPYPCFVDDAFLRVLSRSLPLFLTLAWIYSVALTVKAVVREKEARLRGTMQAMGLGRAVLWLGWFLSCLAPFLLSTALLVLVLKLGDILPYSHPAVVFLFLAAFAVATVVQSFLLTAFFSRANLAAACGGLAYFVLYLPYVLCVAWRDQLPAGGLVAASLLSPVAFGFGCESLALLEEQGEGAQWHNMGTGPAADVFSLAQVSGILLLDAALYGLATWYLEAVYPGQYGIPKPWNFPFRRSYWFGARSPKGSSPPATPKDPKVLMEEVPPGLIPGVSIRGLEKHFPGNPQPALRGLSLDFYQGQITALLGHNGAGKTTTLSILSGLFPPTRGSACILGYDVQSSMEAIRPHLGVCPQYNVLFDMLTVDEHIWFYGRLKGLSAAAVRPEQARLLQDVGLVPKSGAQTRHLSGGMQRKLSVAIAFVGGSRVVILDEPTAGVDPASRRSIWELLLKYREGRTLILSTHHLDEAELLGDRVAVVAGGRLCCCGSPLFLRRHLGSGYYLTLVKAPVSLAASSKGKPDLEESVDAGQKREPVSWGGTAGVSGLLSLVQQLVPGARLVRELPHELVLVLPYGGAVDGSFARLFWEVDQRLEELGLAGYGISDTSLEEIFLKVVQDCAAATDLEDAATGGSHRQHPGPGRTRPDVTTQLKIQPEESISEDGERALSAPETQALRGSAQPRMWGWALTRQQLRALLLKRFLLARRSRRGLFAQVVLPALFVGLALVCSLIVPPFGHYPALRLSPSMYGAQVSFFSDDAPGNPERARLLEMLLEEAGLEAPPGNGSARMRECPAPAVCRFWVPEVPVGVAEVLTSGNWTPESPSPACRCSQPGARRLLPDCPAAAGGPPPPQALAGSGEVVQNLTGRNLSDFLVKTYPRLVRQGLKTKKWVNEVRYGGFSLGGRDPGLPSGQEVSRSVEQLRVLLDPAPGGALDRILNSLAVWAHSLDAEDSLKIWFNNKGWHAMVAFLNRANNAILRAQLPPGPARRAHSITTLNHPLNLTKQQLSEAALMASSVDVLVSICVVFAMSFVPASFTLILIEERITRAKHLQFMGGLPPTLYWLGNFLWDMCNYLVSACVVVLIFLAFQQRAYVAPANLPALLLLLLLYGWSITPLMYPASFFFSVPSTAYVVLTCVNLFIGINGSMATFVLELFSDQKLQDVSRILRQVFLIFPHFCLGRGLIDMVRNQAMADAFERLGDGQFQSPLRWEVVGKNLLAMAVQGPLFLLSTLLLQHGGRLLPQPQPGSLHPLGDEDDDVARERERVVQGDTQGDVLVLRDLTKVYHGQRTPAVDRLCLGIPPGECFGLLGVNGAGKTSTFRMVTGDTLPSGGEATLAGHSVAREPASAHRHMGYCPQSDAIFELLTGRQHLELFARLRGVPETQVAQTASLGLERLGLLQSADQPAGTYSGGNKRKLATAVALVGDPAVVFLDEPTTGMDPSSRRFLWNSLLAVVREGRSVVLTSHRFGAGHTLTLRVPAARSESALALVGTAFPGAELREAHGSRLRFQLPPGGRCALSRVFGELAARGAEHGVEDFSVSQTTLEEVFLNFSKDQGNEEDHRPEAGGRGGPAPRPQLPGLVAGFLEDPSMAESVL; encoded by the exons GCCATTTCCCCAACAAGCCGCTGCCCTCGGCCGGCACCGTTCCTTGGCTCCAGGGTCTCATCTGCAACTTGAACAACACTTGCTTCCCGCAGCCCACGCCCGCCGAGCAGCCGCGCGTCCTCAGCAACTTCCAGGACTCCCT ggtCTCCCGGCTCCTGGCAGATGCCCGCACTGTCCTGGGGGGCCCCAGTACCCACAGAATGCTGGCCAGCCTGGGAAAGCTGATGTCGCTGCTGAGAGCTGCGGGCACAACAG CCCAGCATCAGCCAAGCGACCGACGGCAGGACCTCCTGTCCCTGACCACTGAGCTACTGGGGACACTGCTTGGAGAG GGGTCCCTGGGGTCTGTGCCTGACCACGCCCAGGAGTCCGTGAGCAGCTTTGTGGAGGCAGCAGAGGACCTGGCCCAGGAG CTCCTGGCACTGCCCAGCCTGGTGGAGCTACGGGCACTGCTGCGGAGACCTCAAGGAGCAGGTGGACCCCTGGAGGCTGTGTCCGAGGCCCTCTGCAGTGCCCGGGGGCCTAGTATCCCCGGGGGGCCCTCCCTCAACTGGTACGAGGCCAGCCACCTGAAGGAGTTGGTGGGGCAGGAGCCAGCAGCAGCCCAGCCCGACCACGGCCTGA gccctgctTGTGCTGAGCTTGTGGGGTCCCTGGAATCTCACCCACTGTCCCGCCTGCTCTGGAGGCGTCTGAAGCCGCTGGTCCTGGGCAAAGTGCTGTTTACACCCAACACTGCCTTCACCAGGCAGCTCATGGCCCAG gtgaACCGGACCTTCCAGGAGCTGGCTCTGCTGAAGGACGTCCAGGAGGTGTGGGGTGCGCTGGGACCCCAGCTCTTTGACTTCCTGAATGACAGCACGAACCTGGCGATGATGCAGGTCCGCAGATGGAGGCCAGCTGGCAGACTCGCCCCCAGCCTCCCCCGGCACTTCCTCCCTGCCCAAGATGTGGGcggagagcagggcagggcctCCAGGGCAG agGCTCCTGCgagctggggacagaggaaggacgCGGCCGGGGGGATCCGGAGGTCAGGCCCAGGCCAAGGCCCTGCTGGCCTTTCTGGACCCCCACGGGGAAGGCTACACCTGGCGGGAGGCCCATGCCGACGTGGGCCACGTGGTGGGCATGCTGGGCCGCGTGGTGGAG AGGCCGCCCTGGTGGCACGGGCGCTGGAGCTGCTGGCAGAGCGCCGCTTCTGGGCCGGCATCGTCTTCCTGGGGCCTGAGGAACGTCGGGACCTTGCACAGCCCCGGGGTCCTGGCCACGTGCGGGTCAAGATCCGCATGGACATCGATGCTGTCACAAGAACCAACAAGATCAGGGACAG GTTCTGGGACCCCGGCCCGGCCGCCGACCCCTTGACGGACCTGCGCTACGTGTGGGGTGGCTTCGTGTACCTGCAGGACCTGCTGGAGCGCGCGGCGGTGCGTGTGCTCAGCGGCCGCGAGCCCCGGGCCCGCCTCTTCCTGCAGCAGATGCCGTACCCCTGCTTCGTGGATGACGC GTTCCTGCGCGTCCTGAGCCGGTCGCTGCCGCTCTTCCTGACGCTGGCCTGGATCTACTCGGTGGCGCTGACGGTGAAGGCGGTGGTGCGCGAGAAGGAAGCCAGGCTGCGCGGCACCATGCAGGCCATGGGGCTGGGCCGCGCCGTGCTCTGGCTCGGCTGGTTCCTCAGCTGCCTGGCGCCCTTCCTGCTCAGCACCGCGCTGCTCGTGCTGGTGCTCAAG CTCGGGGACATCCTCCCCTACAGCCACCCGGCCGTGGTCTTCCTGTTCCTGGCGGCTTTCGCCGTGGCCACCGTGGTCCAGAGCTTCCTTCTGACCGCCTTCTTCTCCCGCGCCAACCTGGCGGCGGCCTGCGGAGGCCTCGCCTACTTCGTGCTCTACCTGCCCTATGTGCTGTGCGTGGCCTGGCGGGACCAGCTGCCTGCGGGTGGTCTGGTGGCTGCG AGCCTTCTGTCTCCTGTGGCCTTTGGGTTCGGCTGCGAGAGCCTGGCGCTGCTGGAGGAGCAGGGCGAGGGCGCGCAGTGGCACAACATGGGCACTGGGCCTGCGGCCGACGTCTTCAGCTTGGCGCAGGTTTCTGGCATTCTGCTGCTGGATGCCGCGCTCTATGGCCTCGCCACCTGGTACCTCGAGGCCGTCTACCCAG GCCAGTACGGGATCCCCAAACCATGGAACTTTCCCTTTCGGAGGAGCTATTGGTTTGGAGCTCGTTCTCCCAAGGGTTCCTCCCCACCTGCCACCCCGAAGGACCCAAAAG TGCTGATGGAAGAGGTACCCCCGGGCCTGATCCCAGGAGTCTCCATACGGGGCCTGGAGAAGCACTTTCCCGGCAACCCGCAGCCGGCCCTGCGGGGGCTCAGCCTGGACTTCTACCAGGGCCAGATCACTGCCTTGCTGGGCCACAATGGAGCCGGCAAGACGACCACACT GTCCATCCTGAGTGGCCTCTTTCCCCCAACCCGGGGCTCCGCCTGCATCCTGGGCTATGATGTCCAGTCCAGCATGGAAGCCATCCGGCCCCACCTGGGCGTCTGCCCGCAGTACAACGTGCTGTTTGACAT GCTGACCGTGGATGAGCACATCTGGTTCTACGGGCGGCTGAAGGGTCTGAGTGCGGCTGCTGTGCGCCCCGAGCAGGCCCGTCTCctgcaggatgtggggctcgtCCCCAAGTCTGGGGCCCAGACACGCCACCTCTCTG GCGGGATGCAGAGGAAGCTCTCAGTGGCCATCGCCTTTGTGGGTGGCTCCCGGGTCGTGATCCTAGATGAGCCCACAGCTGGTGTGGACCCTGCTTCCCGGCGCAGCATTTGGGAGCTGCTGCTCAAATACCGGGAAG GTCGCACACTGATCCTTTCCACCCACCACCTGGATGAGGCAGAGCTGCTAGGAGACCGTGTGGCTGTGGTGGCGGGAGGCCGCTTGTGCTGCTGCGGTTCCCCGCTCTTCCTGCGCCGTCACCTCGGCTCCGGCTACTATCTGACGTTGGTGAAGGCTCCCGTGTCCCTGGCCGCCAGCAGCAAG GGGAAGCCGGACCTGGAGGAGAGCGTAGATGCCGGGCAGAAGAGGGAGCCGGTCAGCTGGGGTGGCACAGCTG GTGTGTCCGGGCTGCTGTCCCTTGTGCAGCAGCTGGTGCCCGGGGCGCGGCTGGTGAGGGAGCTGCCCCATGAGCTGGTGCTAGTGCTGCCCTACGGGGGTGCTGTGGATGGCAGCTTTGCCAGGCTTTTCTGGGAAGTGGACCAGCGGctggaggagctggggctggCCGGCTACGGGATCTCGGACACCAGCCTGGAAGAG ATCTTCCTGAAGGTGGTACAAGATTGTGCTGCGGCCACAGACCTGGAGGATGCGGCCACAG GGGGTAGCCACAGGCAGCACCCAGGCCCAGGCCGCACTCGCCCAGATGTGACCACACAGCTCAAGATCCAACCTGAGGAGTCCATCTCGGAAGACGGGGAGCGTG cTCTGTCTGCCCCAGAGACACAGGCCCTGCGGGGCTCTGCACAgccccggatgtggggctgggcACTGACCCGCCAACAGCTCCGGGCCCTGCTTCTCAAGCGCTTTCTGCTTGCCCGCCGCAGCCGCCGTGGCCTGTTTGCACAG GTCGTGCTGCCTGCCCTCTTTGTGGGGCTGGCGCTGGTGTGCAGTCTCATCGTGCCTCCTTTCGGACACTACCCGGCTCTGCGACTCAGTCCCAGCATGTACGGTGCCCAGGTGTCCTTCTTCAG TGACGACGCTCCTGGGAACCCGGAGCGCGCCCGCCTGCTGGAGATGCtgctggaggaggcagggctggaggccCCCCCGGGGAACGGCTCTGCCAG gatgCGCGAGTGCCCAGCGCCCGCTGTCTGCCGGTTTTGGGTGCCTGAAGTGCCCGTGGGTGTTGCTGAGGTCCTGACCAGCGGAAACTGGACCCCGGAGTCCCCGTCCCCAGCCTGCCGGTGCAGCCAGCCCGGTGCCCGGCGCCTGCTGCCCGACTGCCCTGCTGCGGCGGGTggtccccccccgccccaggcgcTGGCCGGCTCTGGGGAGGTGGTGCAGAACCTGACAGGCCGGAACCTGTCCGACTTCCTGGTGAAGACCTACCCGCGCCTGGTCAGGCAGGG CCTGAAGACCAAGAAGTGGGTGAACGAGGTCAG GTATGGGGGCTTCTCCCTGGGGGGCCGAGACCCAGGCCTGCCCTCGGGCCAGGAGGTGAGTCGCTCGGTGGAGCAGCTGCGGGTGCTGCTGGACCCCGCGCCGGGCGGGGCCCTCGACCGCATCCTGAACAGCCTCGCCGTGTGGGCTCACAGCCTCGACGCAGAGGACAGTCTCAAG ATCTGGTTCAACAACAAGGGCTGGCACGCCATGGTCGCCTTTCTCAACAGAGCCAACAACGCCATCCTCCGCGCCCAGCTGCCCCCGGGCCCTGCCCGCCGCGCCCACAGCATCACCACGCTCAACCACCCCCTGAACCTCACCAAGCAGCAGCTGTCGGAGGCTGCGCT GATGGCCTCATCGGTGGACGTGCTTGTCTCCATCTGTGTGGTGTTTGCCATGTCTTTCGTCCCAGCCAGCTTCACCCTCATTCTCATAGAGGAGCGCATCACCCGGGCCAAACACCTGCAGTTTATGGGGGGCCTGCCTCCCACTCTTTACTGGCTCGGCAACTTCCTCTGGGACATG TGTAACTACTTGGTGTCAGCGTGCGTCGTCGTGCTCATCTTCCTGGCCTTCCAGCAGAGGGCGTACGTGGCCCCTGCCAACCTGCCGGCCCTCCTGCTGCTGTTACTGCTCTACGG CTGGTCGATCACGCCGCTCATGTACCctgcctccttcttcttctccgtGCCCAGCACGGCCTACGTGGTGCTCACCTGTGTCAACCTCTTCATCGGCATCAATGGCAGCATGGCCACCTTCGTGCTCGAGCTCTTCTCTGATCAG AAGCTGCAGGACGTCAGCCGGATCCTGAGACAGGTCTTCCTGATCTTCCCCCACTTCTGCCTGGGCCGGGGGCTCATCGACATGGTGCGGAACCAGGCCATGGCTGATGCCTTTGAGCGCTTGG GAGATGGGCAGTTCCAGTCACCCTTGCGCTGGGAGGTGGTCGGCAAGAATCTCTTGGCCATGGCGGTGCAGGGGCCGCTCTTCCTCCTGTCCACGCTCCTGCTGCAGCATGGCGGACGCCTCTTGCCACA ACCCCAGCCCGGGTCGCTGCACCCCCTGGGGGACGAGGATGACGACGTGGCCCGAGAGCGGGAACGGGTGGTCCAAGGCGACACCCAGGGGGACGTGTTGGTGCTGAGAGACCTGACCAAG GTGTACCATGGGCAGAGGACACCAGCGGTCGACCGCCTGTGCCTGGGGATCCCCCCTGGTGAG TGTTTCGGTCTGCTGGGAGTGAATGGAGCTGGGAAAACCTCCACATTCCGCATGGTGACTGGGGACACGCTACCCAGCGGTGGGGAGGCCACACTGGCAGGCCACAG TGTGGCCCGGGAGCCGGCGTCTGCGCACCGCCACATGGGTTACTGCCCTCAGTCGGATGCCATCTTCGAGCTGCTGACGGGCCGCCAGCACCTGGAGCTGTTCGCGCGCCTACGCGGTGTTCCCGAGACGCAGGTTGCCCAg ACGGCGAGCCTGGGCCTGGAGCGCCTGGGGCTCCTGCAGTCTGCGGACCAACCTGCGGGCACCTACAGTGGAGGGAACAAGAGGAAGCTGGCCACAGCGGTGGCACTGGTGGGGGACCCCGCTGTGGTCTTTTTG GACGAGCCGACCACCGGCATGGACCCCAGCTCTCGGCGCTTTCTCTGGAACAGCCTCCTGGCCGTCGTGCGGGAGGGCCGCTCCGTGGTGCTTACGTCACACAG gttCGGAGCCGGCCACACGCTGACCCTGCGGGTGCCCGCCGCCCGGTCCGAGTCGGCGCTGGCCCTCGTGGGGACCGCGTTCCCGGGGGCCGAGCTGCGCGAGGCGCACGGCAGCCGCCTGCGCTTCCAGCTGCCGCCGGGAGGGCGCTGCGCCCTGTCCCGCGTCTTCGGGGAGCTGGCGGCGCGCGGGGCGGAGCACGGCGTGGAGGACTTCTCCGTGAGCCAGACCACCTTAGAGGAG GTATTCTTGAACTTCTCCAAGGACCAGGGGAATGAGGAGGACCACAGGCCAGAGGCCGGAGGCCGGGGAGGCCCTGCGCCACGCCCACAGCTTCCCGGACTCGTCGCTGGATTCCTGGAGGACCCCAGCATGGCCGAGTCGGTCCTCTGA